One window of the Triticum dicoccoides isolate Atlit2015 ecotype Zavitan chromosome 3B, WEW_v2.0, whole genome shotgun sequence genome contains the following:
- the LOC119279128 gene encoding E3 ubiquitin-protein ligase SINA-like 7 — protein sequence MEGSNANTNKKKVEAQGEGESSTKKLKVTMGVETLDCPICYEPLTPPIFQCLVGHCICSSCREKLDKKCAVCSIKTSFKRCFAMEHVVQEAKVACSNEKYGCVEGVIYYQKEEHKKACPNAPCSCTESGCGFTGPTKVLLDHFIIQHKCLSTILPDSGTVSLRLQTGLHVLRCTETSYFFLLNMSSEPLGYAISVIRVQPNVTEPKFKCNMEYDCITTGCRESINCHIRSSSLSDGLPIVYDLIIPKGKERVRLLIFNERPVLKLLDDDDDDDDEMMILAHRRYRPRHHRRRLHRHHQRPNKEEKEKEEEDEDEDGDEGEDDKDERA from the exons ATGGAAGGTAGTAATGCTAATACAAACAAGAAAAAAGTTGAAGCAcaaggagagggagagagcagcacaAAGAAGCTGAAGGTCACCATGGGGGTGGAGACCCTTGACTGCCCCATCTGCTACGAGCCCCTCACGCCTCCCATATTCCAG TGCTTAGTGGGGCATTGTATATGCTCGTCTTGCCGTGAGAAGCTGGACAAGAAATGTGCCGTGTGCTCTATCAAAACTTCCTTCAAGCGCTGCTTTGCGATGGAACATGTCGTCCAAGAAGCCAAAGTTGCTTGCTCCAATGAAAAGTATGGCTGTGTCGAGGGGGTCATCTACTACCAGAAAGAAGAACACAAGAAGGCATGCCCAAATGCGCCATGCTCCTGCACAGAATCCGGTTGTGGCTTCACTGGACCAACAAAGGTGCTCCTGGACCATTTCATCATCCAGCACAAGTGTCTGTCTACAATCCTCCCAGACTCCGGTACGGTGTCACTTCGCTTACAGACGGGGTTACATGTTTTGCGATGCACCGAGACCAGCTACTTTTTCTTGCTCAACATGTCATCAGAGCCTCTTGGATATGCCATCTCAGTAATCCGCGTCCAACCAAACGTTACGGAACCCAAGTTCAAATGTAATATGGAATATGACTGCATAACGACCGGTTGTCGTGAAAGTATAAATTGCCACATAAGAAGCTCTTCACTCTCTGATGGGCTACCGATAGTGTACGACTTGATAATTCCCAAGGG CAAGGAAAGGGTTCGACTCCTGATCTTCAACGAACGCCCTGTATTAAAACTGCTA gatgatgatgatgatgacgacgacgagatGATGATTCTAGCTCATCGTCGTTATCGtcctcgtcatcatcgtcgtcgtcttcatcggcATCATCAGCGTCCCAACAAggaggagaaagagaaggaggaggag gacgaggacgaggacggggACGAGGGCGAGGATGATAAGGACGAAAGGGCCTGA